Proteins from one Triticum aestivum cultivar Chinese Spring chromosome 7A, IWGSC CS RefSeq v2.1, whole genome shotgun sequence genomic window:
- the LOC123154116 gene encoding agamous-like MADS-box protein AGL61, whose protein sequence is MTQPPRLLPVVERATTTLPPLGKKTKGRQRRENRRVEDKESRQVTFSKRKSGLWKKAAELALLCRASLAIVVFSEAGKAFAFGSPSADAVLACADVDGDALAPVPAADDVEWEALEALCRETGAKGLEVAAEAERMSAVGKKVVEVQTQAGKRFWWEADVEALGEAELPVFARALQRLRDNVRRHADKMPSAAPQPH, encoded by the coding sequence ATGACGCAGCCGCCGCGTCTCCTCCCCGTAGTTGAGCGAGCGACCACGACGCTGCCGCCGCTTGGCAAGAAGACGAAGGGACGGCAGCGCAGGGAGAACCGCCGGGTGGAGGACAAGGAGTCGCGGCAGGTGACCTTCTCCAAGCGAAAGTCCGGGCTCTGGAAGAAGGCCGCGGAGCTCGCCTTGCTCTGCCGCGCCAGCCTCGCCATCGTCGTCTTCTCCGAGGCCGGCAAGGCGTTCGCCTTCGGCAGCCCCTCCGCCGACGCCGTCCTGGCCTGCGCCGACGTCGACGGCGACGCCCTTGCTCCTGTTCCTGCCGCCGACGACGTGGAGTGGGAGGCCCTGGAGGCGCTGTGCCGGGAGACGGGGGCCAAGGGCCTGGAGGTCGCGGCGGAGGCCGAGCGGATGAGCGCCGTCGGGAAGAAGGTGGTGGAGGTGCAGACGCAGGCGGGGAAGCGCTTCTGGTGGGAGGCAGACGTGGAGGCGCTCGGGGAGGCGGAGCTGCCGGTGTTCGCCAGGGCGCTCCAGCGCCTCCGGGACAACGTGCGCCGCCACGCCGACAAGATGCCCTCCGCTGCACCACAGCCTCATTAG